One window of the Acetonema longum DSM 6540 genome contains the following:
- a CDS encoding murein hydrolase activator EnvC family protein — translation MWEISRHQKAAAFALLLLNLPLVYGPAFANDVEQKQQELRQIQMQLQEQQSRALQAQRKVNSVSEKLRAVQTELDQARQEYGYINHRLRTLEEQTRADAEFLEKAEVELAERTKILSRRIRDIYKNGQVSYVDVLLGASDFRDFTTRYDLLRRVLDQDVALITQIKTQREQINSKQAQMEQDQAELLVLGQKASEKKSVIQMRRDEHQVVLNAAVNEKEVSERAYLELLETSREIESLIRRVQSDGQSADIQSSGSMLWPAVGPITSPFGWRTHPIFGTRRLHTGIDIGVGYGTPVIAVDSGIVIYADWMGGYGKTVIINHGGGLSTLYAHNSQLVVSEGQIVQKGSVVSKVGSTGNSTGPHLHFEVRKSGSPVSPIDYLP, via the coding sequence ATGTGGGAAATATCTCGCCATCAGAAGGCGGCGGCTTTCGCGCTGCTTTTGCTCAATTTGCCGTTAGTGTATGGTCCGGCCTTTGCTAACGACGTTGAGCAAAAACAACAGGAATTGCGCCAGATTCAAATGCAGCTTCAGGAGCAGCAGTCCCGTGCCCTGCAGGCCCAGCGAAAAGTCAACAGTGTCTCGGAAAAGCTCCGGGCAGTACAGACAGAACTTGATCAAGCGCGACAGGAGTACGGATATATCAACCACCGGTTGCGAACCTTGGAAGAACAGACCAGGGCCGACGCCGAATTCCTGGAAAAAGCTGAAGTGGAACTGGCTGAACGGACCAAAATCCTCAGCCGTCGAATCCGGGATATCTATAAAAACGGACAAGTCAGTTATGTGGATGTCCTGTTAGGGGCTTCCGATTTTCGGGACTTTACCACCCGCTATGATCTTTTGCGGCGGGTTCTGGACCAGGACGTAGCCTTGATCACTCAGATCAAGACCCAGAGAGAGCAGATTAACAGCAAGCAGGCGCAAATGGAGCAAGACCAGGCGGAACTCCTGGTGCTGGGGCAAAAAGCTTCCGAAAAAAAATCCGTCATTCAGATGCGGCGGGATGAACATCAGGTTGTACTGAACGCGGCGGTCAACGAGAAGGAAGTTTCCGAGCGGGCTTATCTGGAGCTGCTGGAGACTTCCCGGGAAATTGAATCCCTGATCCGCCGGGTCCAGTCAGATGGTCAGTCGGCTGACATTCAGTCCAGCGGAAGCATGTTGTGGCCGGCAGTAGGGCCGATCACCTCGCCTTTTGGCTGGCGGACCCATCCTATTTTTGGTACCCGCCGCCTGCATACCGGTATTGACATCGGCGTTGGCTACGGTACGCCAGTGATAGCCGTAGACAGCGGTATCGTGATTTACGCCGACTGGATGGGTGGCTATGGTAAGACGGTCATCATTAATCACGGCGGCGGACTATCTACTCTCTATGCCCACAACTCCCAGCTGGTGGTCAGTGAAGGCCAGATCGTGCAAAAGGGATCGGTTGTTTCCAAAGTAGGAAGCACCGGAAATTCCACCGGGCCGCATCTGCATTTTGAAGTGCGTAAGAGCGGTTCGCCGGTCAGCCCGATAGATTATTTGCCGTAA
- a CDS encoding CitMHS family transporter, whose protein sequence is MPTLAILGFTMIVVFMYLIMSKRMSAMTALMLIPILFALFITGFDAKLGKMMWDGVKQVAPTGIMICFAILYFGVMIDAGLFDPLIKRILQAVKGDPVKVSVGTALLAMFVSLDGDGSTTYMVTCSAMLAVHRRLGLRPLILPAIVLMMNSVMNIIPWGGPTGRVLAAMRLEAGDVFTPLVPGMFFGALWVIFMAYRWGLQERKRLGVNTGTVSETATPVSVSVDPEAEQLKRPRMFWVNLALTVLLIVCLIMEVLPLGILFMLGTGIALMLNYPSLKDQTARLAANGANAIPVVAMIFAAGIFMGIMSGTKMVEAMAQSLIGAIPPSMGPHFSLISALLSLPGTFFLTNDAYYFGVLPVLAQAAATYGISAAEMGRAALIGQGAHMLSPLVPATYLLVGLNKVEFGDLQKFALLPVIGISIVWLITAVALGHIQL, encoded by the coding sequence TTATGTCCAAGCGCATGTCAGCCATGACTGCCTTAATGCTGATCCCCATACTCTTTGCCCTTTTTATAACGGGATTTGACGCCAAGCTTGGCAAGATGATGTGGGACGGGGTGAAACAAGTGGCTCCCACCGGAATTATGATCTGTTTTGCCATACTGTATTTCGGGGTGATGATCGACGCCGGCCTGTTTGACCCTCTTATCAAGAGAATCCTGCAGGCTGTGAAGGGCGATCCGGTAAAAGTCTCCGTAGGGACAGCGCTGCTGGCCATGTTTGTCTCCCTGGACGGCGACGGTTCTACCACTTACATGGTAACCTGTTCGGCCATGCTGGCCGTACACCGGCGGCTGGGCCTCCGCCCGCTTATTCTGCCTGCCATTGTGCTGATGATGAACAGCGTCATGAACATCATCCCCTGGGGCGGACCGACCGGACGGGTATTGGCAGCAATGAGGCTGGAAGCCGGGGATGTCTTTACGCCGCTGGTTCCGGGAATGTTCTTCGGCGCTCTCTGGGTCATCTTTATGGCCTATCGCTGGGGCCTGCAAGAAAGAAAACGCCTTGGCGTAAACACCGGTACGGTTTCTGAGACGGCTACCCCCGTTTCGGTGTCCGTCGATCCGGAAGCGGAGCAATTAAAACGGCCGCGGATGTTTTGGGTGAATCTTGCCTTAACCGTACTGCTCATAGTATGCCTGATCATGGAAGTACTGCCGCTGGGCATCCTGTTTATGCTTGGCACAGGCATCGCCTTAATGCTCAATTATCCCAGCCTGAAAGACCAGACGGCGCGGCTGGCAGCCAATGGCGCCAATGCTATTCCGGTGGTGGCGATGATCTTTGCCGCCGGCATTTTCATGGGGATCATGTCCGGCACCAAAATGGTCGAGGCCATGGCCCAGTCGCTGATTGGGGCTATTCCGCCTTCCATGGGCCCGCATTTTAGTTTAATTTCCGCTTTGCTCAGCCTGCCGGGCACTTTCTTTCTCACCAATGACGCCTACTATTTCGGCGTTCTGCCGGTTCTAGCGCAGGCTGCCGCCACTTACGGCATCAGCGCCGCGGAAATGGGGCGCGCCGCCCTTATCGGGCAGGGCGCTCACATGCTGAGCCCGCTGGTGCCTGCCACCTATCTGCTGGTAGGCTTGAATAAAGTCGAATTCGGCGACTTGCAAAAATTTGCTTTGCTTCCTGTTATCGGGATCTCTATCGTTTGGCTGATTACTGCAGTGGCGCTTGGCCACATTCAGCTCTAA